From Nerophis lumbriciformis linkage group LG11, RoL_Nlum_v2.1, whole genome shotgun sequence, one genomic window encodes:
- the tob1b gene encoding protein Tob1b, with product MQLEIQVALNFIISYLYNKLPRRRVNIFGEELESQLRKKYEGHWYPDKPYKGSGYRCIHVGEKVDPVVEKAAKESGLDIEDVRNNLPQDLSVWIDPFEVSYQIGEKGPVKVLYVDDNGENGSELDKEIKNSFNPEAQVFMPITEPVGPSSESSSPSPPFGQSAAVSPSFMPRSTQPLTFTTATFAATKFGSTKMKSGGRSNNNAPGGSSNKVARSSPVSHLGLNVNTLLKQKAISTSMHSLYGLGLGQQQQKASALSPNAKEFVFPNLQGQTSPGAVFPSEGSLGLGPAPYNNAFDVFAAYGSLNDKSLTDGLNFGLSNMQYSNQQFQPVMAN from the coding sequence ATGCAGCTTGAAATTCAAGTAGCACTCAACTTTATTATTTCCTATTTATACAACAAACTCCCCCGACGACGTGTGAATATCTTTGGCGAAGAGCTCGAGAGCCAGCTGAGGAAAAAATATGAAGGCCACTGGTATCCAGATAAGCCATACAAGGGTTCGGGGTACAGGTGCATCCACGTAGGGGAGAAAGTGGATCCTGTGGTGGAAAAGGCAGCCAAAGAGAGCGGGCTGGACATTGAAGATGTCCGGAATAACCTCCCTCAGGACCTTAGCGTGTGGATTGATCCGTTTGAGGTTTCTTACCAGATCGGAGAGAAGGGACCGGTCAAGGTGCTATATGTGGATGATAACGGTGAGAATGGCTCAGAACTGGACAAAGAGATCAAGAACAGTTTTAATCCCGAGGCCCAAGTCTTTATGCCAATCACTGAGCCCGTCGGGCCTTCCTCGGAATCCAGCTCCCCATCCCCACCTTTTGGGCAGTCGGCCGCCGTCAGCCCCTCCTTCATGCCACGTTCCACCCAGCCTCTGACCTTCACCACTGCCACCTTTGCCGCCACCAAATTCGGATCCACCAAGATGAAGAGCGGCGGCCGCAGCAACAACAACGCCCCAGGCGGCAGTAGCAACAAGGTGGCTCGCTCGTCCCCTGTCAGCCACCTGGGTCTGAATGTCAACACCCTCCTTAAGCAGAAAGCCATTTCCACCTCCATGCACTCACTGTACGGGCTGGGCCTGGGGCAGCAGCAGCAGAAGGCCTCCGCTCTCTCCCCCAACGCCAAGGAGTTTGTGTTCCCCAACCTCCAGGGTCAGACCAGCCCCGGAGCTGTGTTCCCCAGCGAAGGTTCTCTGGGGCTTGGACCTGCGCCGTACAACAATGCCTTTGACGTGTTCGCAGCCTACGGAAGCCTCAACGACAAGTCACTCACGGACGGCCTCAACTTCGGTCTGAGCAACATGCAGTATTCTAACCAGCAATTCCAGCCTGTCATGGCAAACTAA